The Triticum aestivum cultivar Chinese Spring chromosome 7B, IWGSC CS RefSeq v2.1, whole genome shotgun sequence genome window below encodes:
- the LOC123159294 gene encoding sodium/calcium exchanger NCL2, which produces MPPPPRTLVVLLLAVIAVSAHGRLLASDGLPGQGSASDATVLRLPSAGRPVGEAEEGGCEMTYGFLPCTETAGGNLFLALAYGFLMFKSATYLSSGSELLLEILGPGIVGGLFLPILGALPDALLILVSGLSGTKEVAQSQVLIGMGLLAGSTIMLLTILWGSCVIVGKCDLSEDSTTIDSQDTKAFSLFGSGVSTDLQTSYAARIMAISVLPFIVVQIPQILKLKSGHRLTLLLGLIVAVLLLLTYCLYQIFQPWIQRRKLEYSKLKHVMSGLLKHAQMHTFGHLIDDDGTPNVSVIEKLFHKIDLDNDGRIGRGELQAFIVGVNFEDIELDSNLAADQVMADFDRSRNSSIEKGEFVDGVLRWLEEAKRVVAGSGAYSKKFMDDFHITTGEEHNALLDKHEEDDESIENPTWTCFKAISLLLLGTAMAAAFADPLVDAVHNFSSATSIPSFFISFIAMPLATNSSEAVSAIIFASRKKQRTLSLTFSEVYGGVTMNNTLCLAVFLALVYIRGLTWDFSSEVLVIFLVCIIMGLFTSFGTKFPLWTCFVAFLLYPLSLILVYILDYKFGWS; this is translated from the exons atgccgccgccgccgcgcaccctcgtcgtcctcctcctcgccgtcatCGCCGTCTCGGCCCATGGCCGCCTGCTCGCCTCCGACGGTCTCCCGGGGCAGGGGAGCGCGTCCGACGCCACCGTGCTCCGCCTCCCGTCGGCGGGGCGGCCGGtcggggaggcggaggagggcggGTGCGAGATGACCTACGGCTTCCTGCCCTGCACGGAGACGGCGGGGGGCAACCTCTTCCTCGCGCTCGCCTACGGCTTCCTCATGTTCAAGTCCGCCACCTACCTCTCCTCCGGCAGCGAGCTGCTGCTCGAGATCCTCGGCCCGGGGATCGTCGGCGGCCTCTTCCTCCCCATCCTCGGCGCGCTGCCGGACGCCTTGCTAATCCTCG TTTCCGGCCTCTCTGGCACTAAGGAGGTTGCTCAAAGTCAGGTTTTGATTGGAATGGGCCTGCTGGCGGGATCGACGATCATGCTTTTAACCATACTTTGGGGATCTTGTGTTATTGTCGGTAAATGTGATCTGTCAGAGGATTCAACTACAATCGATTCCCAGGATACCAAAGCCTTCAGTCTTTTTG GCTCTGGTGTTTCCACTGATTTGCAGACTAGCTATGCAGCAAGAATCATGGCGATATCTGTTCTCCCCTTTATCGTTGTTCAGATACCGCAAATTCTGAAGCTCAAATCTGGTCATCGCTTAACTCTACTGCTTGGGCTTATAGTTGCAGTGCTACTTCTGCTTACTTATTGCCTATACCAG ATCTTTCAGCCATGGATCCAGAGGAGAAAATTAGAATATTCAAAACTGAAGCATGTAATGTCTGGGCTTCTGAAACATGCTCAAATGCATACTTTTGGTCACCTTATCGATGATGATGGCACACCAAATGTTTCTGTCATAGAGAA GTTATTTCACAAAATTGATCTGGACAATGATGGAAGGATAGGGCGTGGTGAACTACAAGCTTTCATCGTTGGTGTGAATTTTGAAGATATTGAGTTGGATAGTAATCTAGCTGCAGATCAAGTCATGGCTGACTTTGATAGGTCTCGGAATAGTTCCATTGAAAAGGGAGAATTCGTTGATGGCGTCCTTAGATGGCTGGAAGAAGCTAAGCGTGTTGTTGCTGGTTCTGGCGCCTACTCAAAAAAGTTTATGGATGATTTTCACATT ACAACAGGGGAAGAACATAATGCACTGCTTGACAagcatgaagaagatgatgaatctATTGAAAATCCAACCTGGACATGCTTCAAAGCCATTTCACTTTTGCTTCTCGGAACTGCAATGGCAGCTGCATTTGCAGACCCACTCGTTGATGCTGTGCACAACTTTTCAAGTGCTACCAGTATACCATCTTTCTTCATTTCCTTCATTGCGATGCCCTTGGCTACTAATTCCAGCGAGGCTGTCTCAGCCATTATCTTTGCCAGCCGAAAGAAGCAACGCACTTTGTCTCTAACATTCTCTGAG GTGTATGGTGGAGTGACCATGAACAACACGCTCTGCCTGGCTGTGTTCCTGGCTCTCGTCTACATCAGGGGCTTAACTTGGGACTTCTCATCGGAGGTGCTCGTCATCTTCCTCGTGTGCATCATCATGGGCCTCTTCACCAGCTTCGGGACCAAGTTCCCGCTGTGGACGTGCTTCGTCGCATTCCTTCTGTACCCACTGTCGCTGATCTTGGTTTACATCCTCGACTACAAGTTTGGCTGGTCGTAG
- the LOC123157109 gene encoding uncharacterized protein has product MLHLRKLFLSASHVHTPSLSPLFPLYRLLAATAPASPEPFAVEEYLVTNCGLSRPKARKASKKLAHLKSSSRIDAVLAFLAALGISPSGTAAIVAADPQLLCADVELNLAKRVDELTGLGLKRSQIARLIPLARATFRSSSLGPNLAFWLPVFGSFEKLLGAIKANGGILGADLEKVAKPNLAILQQCGISVKEFSDTYLTRVLTRLPEYVQNAVLYIDKLGVPRDSPMFRYALMAFAFQSQEKIDRKMGNLEMLGWSQDDVLTAVRKMPSILTMSEERMQTTVNFLTRDVGLEIRYIAQRPVLVMYSYQRRLLPRHSLLNILNSKDLLYPELDFYSIVALTEKKFLDKYVHPYEKSIPGLAATYASYCAEKVPNEVST; this is encoded by the coding sequence ATGCTCCATCTCCGAAAGCTCTTCCTCTCCGCATCTCATGTCCACACaccctccctctccccccttttcccgctctaccgcctcctcgccgccaccgCACCCGCTTCCCCAGAGCCGTTCGCCGTCGAGGAGTACCTCGTCACCAACTGCGGCCTCTCCCGGCCCAAGGCGCGCAAGGCGTCCAAGAAGCTCGCCCACCTCAAGTCCTCCTCCAGGATCGACGCCGTCCTCGCCTTCCTCGCCGCGCTCGGCATCTCCCCCTCGGGcaccgccgccatcgtcgccgccgacCCGCAGCTCCTCTGCGCCGATGTGGAGCTGAACCTGGCCAAGCGCGTCGACGAGCTCACGGGTCTCGGCCTCAAGCGCTCCCAGATCGCGCGCCTCATCCCTCTCGCCCGCGCCACCTTCCGCAGCTCCTCCCTCGGCCCCAACCTCGCCTTCTGGCTCCCGGTCTTCGGCTCCTTCGAGAAGCTCCTCGGGGCCATCAAGGCGAACGGCGGCATCCTCGGAGCGGACCTCGAGAAGGTCGCCAAGCCCAACCTGGCCATCCTCCAGCAATGCGGGATAAGTGTCAAAGAATTTTCAGATACATACCTTACCCGGGTGCTCACTCGGCTCCCCGAGTACGTCCAGAATGCCGTGCTGTACATCGATAAGCTTGGCGTGCCCCGGGATTCCCCAATGTTTCGCTACGCGCTCATGGCGTTTGCGTTTCAGAGCCAGGAGAAAATTGACAGGAAAATGGGGAACCTTGAAATGCTTGGTtggtcacaggatgatgtgttgACTGCTGTGAGGAAGATGCCGAGTATCCTCACTATGTCCGAGGAAAGGATGCAGACAACTGTGAATTTCTTGACAAGGGATGTTGGGCTGGAGATACGCTATATAGCTCAAAGGCCAGTTCTGGTCATGTATAGCTATCAGCGCCGGTTGTTGCCACGGCATTCCTTGCTAAATATTCTCAACTCGAAGGATTTGCTTTATCCTGAGCTTGACTTCTATTCTATCGTCGCGCTGACTGAGAAGAAGTTTCTGGACAAGTATGTGCATCCTTATGAGAAGAGTATTCCAGGCCTTGCTGCGACTTATGCATCTTACTGTGCTGAGAAGGTGCCGAATGAAGTTTCTACCTGA